The sequence below is a genomic window from Actinomycetota bacterium.
GCAGCCTGTTGCCCGGCGGCACCCTGAGAAACTCGACCTCTTGCGTCTCGTCAATCGCCGTGAGTTTGCGCAGCCCACGCCTCGCGATATCCGGTGGCAGTCGACGTGACTTGCCCGTCACATAGAATTGCTCGGTCTGCTTGTCGGCGAACGTCTTGATCATGCGTCAAACGTACCGCGTCACGTGACACACGTCAACCTGAGGATGCAGGGTGTTCGCATAACGTGTTACGGCATGAGCGGCCGGTTTGCGCCGCGCATGTTGATTCTATCTCGCGCGGTCCGCTCGATGCCGAGGTTAGACGCGTGAAACCACGCATTCAAACTCGATCTCGTCCTC
It includes:
- a CDS encoding type II toxin-antitoxin system RelE/ParE family toxin; its protein translation is MIKTFADKQTEQFYVTGKSRRLPPDIARRGLRKLTAIDETQEVEFLRVPPGNRLHALEGDRAGQYSVSINDQWRICFRFEDGDAYDVEICDYH